A stretch of Acidimicrobiales bacterium DNA encodes these proteins:
- a CDS encoding DEAD/DEAH box helicase: MATGKAALSLIAPGAQVVVRDEEWLVRAVQSTRADGLMVRVIGTSELVRDQEATFFTELDDVQALRPEDTRLVADDTPHFRRSRLYLEALLRKTPLPMGESRLAVGHRQLLDELDYQRRPVQVALEALRPRLLIADAVGLGKTLEVGMLLSELIHRGRGERILVVTPQHILEQFQLELWTRFAIPLVRLDSEGIQRVRQKIPATRNPFTFYKRAIISIDTLKNTGRYRHHLEGIRWDAVVIDECHSLINQGTLNNQLARVLAPRTEALILTSATPHNGKPESFAELVRMLDPTAIADPSSYERRDIEHLYVRRHKHSNEVSAEVGSAWADRLDPVGVHANATAPEEAVFDELADVWLRPTSGSAPSKGRGRSLFPYTLLKAFLSSHHAAAETIANRRKTLASSVPDDPDAEAEDVALERLAGLVDSIDDESASKLAALASCLREIGIGRGSSTRAVIFSERHATLEWLASTLPPLLKLSAGAVRVLHGSLADVDQQDIVEEFALADSKVRLLLTGDIASEGVNLHRECHHLIHFDLPWSLIRIEQRNGRIDRYGQRHNPDIRAVLLRTANDKIGGDLDVLDKLLDKEHAAHKALGDAGSLMGLHSAKEEEDKITQAVADGEEIDEVVPDSPAEFDLLMAIAGDSATDPVETTGTLSLFANDAEFVDEAIHEVFEDPNESLDVHREPEHELLSFVPPEDLRRRLEVLPQSYLKERKVLERVKVTSSRTVAEESLRLARESSDSLWPEVVHLSSQHPLVDWLSDKLLVELGRNEAPVLIGAVESPTFLVQGVYSNRRGQATVVEWFAVDGLPDHARVRSIREVLDSAGVGPTMANPGPAAQLASLETLVPAAVEAGRRHMGDVKADRTASVAARLRDHQRRLSAWRKTSKALIGDLSAERTRARRAQEVDDITAGTEALIESLETAGGPLVRVVAVIASGS; this comes from the coding sequence ATGGCCACGGGGAAGGCGGCGTTGTCGCTCATCGCGCCGGGGGCGCAGGTGGTTGTGCGCGACGAAGAATGGCTGGTGCGAGCCGTTCAGTCGACGCGCGCCGATGGGCTGATGGTGCGCGTGATCGGCACTTCGGAGCTGGTGCGCGACCAGGAAGCAACGTTCTTCACCGAGCTCGACGACGTGCAGGCGCTGCGCCCGGAGGACACCCGCCTGGTTGCCGACGACACCCCCCACTTCCGACGGAGCCGCCTGTACTTGGAGGCGTTGCTCCGCAAGACACCGCTGCCGATGGGCGAGTCGCGGCTCGCGGTTGGCCACCGCCAGCTGCTCGACGAGCTCGACTACCAGCGCAGGCCGGTGCAGGTCGCGCTGGAGGCGCTACGGCCGCGGCTGCTCATCGCCGATGCGGTCGGGCTTGGCAAGACGCTCGAGGTGGGGATGCTGCTGTCGGAGCTGATCCACCGGGGCCGTGGTGAACGCATCCTCGTGGTGACTCCGCAGCACATCCTCGAACAGTTCCAGCTCGAGTTGTGGACGCGCTTTGCGATCCCGCTGGTGCGCCTTGACTCCGAAGGCATCCAGCGAGTGCGCCAGAAGATCCCGGCCACCCGCAATCCGTTCACGTTCTACAAGCGGGCGATCATCTCGATCGACACGCTCAAGAACACGGGCCGGTACCGCCATCACCTCGAGGGGATCCGCTGGGACGCGGTGGTGATCGACGAGTGCCACAGCCTCATCAACCAGGGCACGCTGAACAACCAGCTCGCACGGGTGTTGGCGCCTCGCACGGAGGCGTTGATCCTGACGAGCGCCACCCCGCACAATGGCAAGCCGGAGTCTTTCGCGGAGCTGGTGCGGATGCTCGATCCCACTGCGATCGCCGACCCCTCGTCGTACGAACGGCGAGATATCGAGCATCTCTACGTGCGGCGACACAAGCACTCCAACGAGGTGTCGGCAGAGGTGGGCAGCGCGTGGGCCGATCGGCTCGACCCGGTGGGCGTCCACGCAAACGCCACCGCTCCGGAAGAAGCGGTCTTCGACGAGCTGGCTGATGTGTGGCTCCGCCCAACCTCTGGCAGCGCGCCCAGCAAGGGCAGGGGCCGCAGCTTGTTCCCGTACACGCTCCTCAAGGCGTTCTTGTCGTCGCACCATGCCGCTGCCGAGACGATCGCGAATCGACGCAAGACGCTCGCCTCGTCGGTGCCCGACGACCCCGACGCCGAGGCCGAGGACGTTGCCCTCGAGCGCCTCGCTGGCCTGGTCGACAGCATCGACGACGAGTCCGCCTCGAAACTGGCCGCGCTGGCGTCGTGCCTGCGGGAGATCGGCATCGGTCGAGGAAGTTCCACCCGAGCCGTCATCTTCTCGGAGCGGCACGCCACGCTCGAGTGGTTGGCCAGCACCTTGCCGCCCTTGCTCAAGTTGAGCGCGGGTGCCGTTCGCGTGCTGCATGGCAGCCTCGCCGACGTCGACCAGCAAGACATCGTGGAGGAGTTCGCGCTTGCCGACAGCAAGGTGCGGCTGCTGCTCACCGGCGACATCGCGTCGGAGGGCGTGAACTTGCACCGCGAGTGCCACCACCTCATCCACTTCGACCTTCCGTGGTCGCTCATCCGCATCGAGCAGCGCAACGGCCGGATCGACCGCTACGGGCAGCGCCACAACCCGGACATCAGAGCGGTGCTGTTGCGCACCGCCAACGACAAGATCGGCGGCGACCTCGACGTGCTCGACAAGCTCCTCGACAAGGAGCACGCCGCGCACAAAGCCTTGGGGGATGCTGGGTCGCTGATGGGCCTGCACTCTGCCAAGGAGGAAGAGGACAAGATCACGCAGGCCGTCGCCGATGGCGAAGAGATCGATGAGGTGGTGCCCGACTCGCCCGCGGAGTTCGACCTGCTGATGGCGATCGCTGGGGACTCGGCCACCGACCCGGTGGAAACGACGGGCACCCTCAGCCTGTTCGCGAACGACGCGGAGTTCGTCGACGAAGCGATCCACGAGGTGTTCGAGGACCCGAACGAGTCGCTTGACGTGCACCGTGAGCCCGAGCACGAGCTGCTCTCGTTCGTGCCTCCGGAGGATCTGCGCCGGCGACTGGAGGTGTTGCCGCAGAGCTACCTCAAGGAACGCAAGGTGCTCGAGCGCGTGAAGGTCACGTCGAGCCGGACGGTGGCTGAGGAGTCGCTTCGCCTCGCCCGCGAGAGCTCCGACTCGTTGTGGCCCGAGGTCGTGCACCTCTCGTCGCAGCACCCGTTGGTGGACTGGTTGTCCGACAAGTTGCTGGTGGAGCTCGGCCGCAATGAGGCACCGGTGCTGATCGGCGCGGTTGAGTCGCCGACGTTCTTGGTGCAGGGGGTGTACTCGAATCGTCGCGGTCAGGCCACGGTCGTGGAGTGGTTCGCCGTCGACGGCTTGCCGGACCACGCGCGCGTCCGGTCCATCAGGGAGGTGCTCGACAGCGCCGGCGTGGGGCCCACGATGGCGAACCCAGGTCCAGCGGCTCAGTTGGCGTCGCTCGAAACGCTTGTGCCCGCTGCCGTCGAAGCAGGCCGACGCCACATGGGCGACGTGAAGGCGGACCGCACCGCTTCGGTGGCGGCCCGTCTCCGCGATCACCAACGGCGCTTGTCGGCGTGGCGCAAGACGTCGAAGGCGCTCATCGGTGACCTCTCGGCTGAACGCACCCGCGCCCGCCGCGCGCAAGAGGTCGACGACATCACCGCTGGCACCGAAGCCCTGATCGAGTCGCTCGAGACGGCTGGCGGTCCGTTGGTGCGCGTGGTCGCGGTGATCGCGAGCGGCTCATGA
- a CDS encoding toll/interleukin-1 receptor domain-containing protein, with product MSEFAAFWSYVHEDDDAEGGRIRALATFLEKRVQLLTGSAFSIFIDSDSLAWGDEWADRIDEALVKTTFFVPVVTPRYFQSASCREELIKYSTAAKRTGLTELIMPIHYVTVSGMDSAEHSGDELVDLMRTYQWEDFREVALEDPNSSNYRKAVQNLATQLIDRAKTADSKPASLMAKANEPQAQEALARNDDLPVDDDTGPGLADVLADGETALTQFAEIFTELGPLIEGIGNRIEQATADVEANDKKGKGFAGRILVFRRLASELDEPVDSVETLAHAALDRLLTISPMMTLLMQLLRSEPTQIAETIPTFVDPLQSMVASAEEGLASAEQMAEEVGRIASMSKDLRPPARRLERSLRQLVDTRTLFRSWSQEAGELRALAAAQKEAISPSGGS from the coding sequence GTGAGTGAGTTCGCCGCATTCTGGAGCTATGTTCACGAAGACGACGACGCCGAAGGTGGCAGAATCCGCGCCTTGGCTACCTTTCTGGAGAAACGTGTTCAACTGCTGACCGGTTCGGCCTTCTCAATTTTCATCGATAGCGACTCTCTCGCCTGGGGCGATGAATGGGCGGACAGGATCGACGAGGCACTGGTGAAGACAACATTCTTCGTGCCGGTGGTGACACCTCGATATTTCCAGAGCGCTAGCTGTCGGGAAGAGCTAATAAAGTATTCGACGGCGGCGAAGCGAACAGGGCTGACTGAGCTCATCATGCCTATCCACTATGTAACGGTCTCGGGTATGGATTCTGCAGAACATTCCGGTGACGAGTTGGTCGACCTGATGCGTACATATCAATGGGAAGACTTCCGAGAGGTTGCCCTCGAGGATCCGAACTCCAGCAACTACCGCAAGGCAGTCCAGAACCTCGCGACACAGCTTATTGACCGAGCCAAGACTGCCGACTCGAAGCCGGCAAGTTTGATGGCAAAAGCGAACGAACCGCAAGCACAAGAGGCATTGGCGCGGAATGACGACCTGCCTGTAGACGATGATACCGGCCCTGGGCTAGCAGATGTCTTGGCCGACGGCGAGACTGCCTTGACACAATTTGCAGAAATCTTTACGGAGCTTGGGCCGCTGATAGAGGGGATTGGCAACCGCATTGAGCAAGCGACTGCGGACGTAGAGGCGAATGACAAGAAGGGCAAGGGATTTGCCGGTCGTATACTAGTATTTCGACGTCTTGCATCGGAGCTTGATGAACCCGTAGATAGTGTCGAGACTCTGGCTCACGCTGCCTTAGATCGACTGCTGACAATCAGTCCTATGATGACCCTCTTGATGCAGCTACTGCGATCAGAGCCGACGCAGATTGCCGAAACGATACCCACTTTTGTTGATCCACTCCAGAGCATGGTGGCCTCCGCCGAAGAGGGCCTCGCGTCAGCGGAGCAGATGGCAGAGGAGGTGGGAAGGATCGCCTCGATGTCCAAGGACTTGAGACCACCGGCAAGACGACTAGAACGCTCCCTACGCCAGCTGGTCGACACAAGAACACTCTTCCGCTCATGGTCGCAAGAGGCCGGTGAGCTAAGAGCGCTTGCGGCCGCGCAGAAAGAAGCGATCAGCCCATCGGGTGGAAGCTAG
- a CDS encoding DEAD/DEAH box helicase, whose amino-acid sequence MIPSLVADEVRAAVVEYLSTTFALSDDETRRALTEFLSDETDGIFRGPYLRVRTPFRSVGTDWEPPIDWLPDGFAPYIHQARAFERLSSLDHAPQPTIVTTGTGSGKTESFLYPILDHCVRAHAHGEQGVKALLLYPMNALATDQARRLAELLRNDPGLVGLTAGIYIGSEGGRHTTLGPDHLVDDRNTLRANPPDILLTNYKMLDFLLLRREDRDLWVSNPAGALRYIVLDEFHTYDGAQGTDVAMLLRRLGVTTGHAEPGRPLGSITPVATSATLGSGHAAGDALREFAERVFGTPFTGDALIGEQRQTAEEACGITDYELPIPDVADILEVADDDLDALAMGFTGESAPLDPVTLGSKLLSHTLTRAVLSAVGEQSKSWAEAVESVVTRAPNWGAALQRDPAAVGEALSRYLALLAVARRAAPSGDQRPLFSIEVQLWVREVSRLLRSVSPSPRFRWSDSAVPEDDADPAPELPSIYCRHCGRAGWMAVHSEFDGGIRFEAGQAYTQSMQSPARNRALVRATEDEPDVRHLDPQRQTLVGTATETTIPVLVTPGDDQARRSECPSCGQAEGIRFLGSRVASLASVCITQLFGSNLVYQEERKLLAFTDSVQDASHRAAFFAGRTYRFNFRTRLAEIVQQHGQLPLHDLGGEVLAEAGDDPAAIHALTPPDLLRHPTVRTLWTDAPIAAGRDVLEQRLSLEADLELGLRSTMGRTLELTRVVAARVDLQHLTELADLVAEAHQHLTGNQVLADTVPGYEVYVRGLVERLRLRGAIFHPWLKPYVNDDGNVWRIWGGRPDGMLAFPQGVSRPAFATTGPATAGSKGASFDSITALGSTPSWAVDWAIRCLGVTPQEGRDLNLRAYELLAAEGVLDARTTAGHHTLYGLDPHLIVVTSIDDDLAEEAMVRCPVCVGHHAVAPDQLVHWEGTPCLRYRCPGRYTAAPPEPSNFYRTLYRSGAMRRVVTDEHTGLLDRPDRERIESAFKAGTDPDAPNVLTCTPTMELGIDIGDLSAVMLTSVPRSPASYIQRVGRAGRLTGNSFVAAVMPTEPRALYYLADPEQMIAGEVRPPSCYLDAVEILCRQYLAFLIDRTATGSVPAPPLSNRIGDLMRTGLDPGGWLRAVLDSSTTDPAHVESFLAQFGDEVSPESADAVRRFADGGIELAAKTAAEDWNERLADLGRRRDRLKAGIDKLEELKHRDDDQEGDLKRLKGERRAVIDMMRRDRQEYSLSALERLGLLPNYELIDDATELEASLWSYDETGGFQVDNYQYQRPASIALSEFAPANSFYVRGHKLLIDALDIGTSIELLYERWRLCPECGFGADENSRSTWSECPRCGTTAIADAGAAHQLLRFRRSYCSDSEERARVYDETDDRERVSYNIVQSVDVDPVDVVEAHEHKHVTFGMEMARAATIRTLNLGPSTWNGERTMIAGQEATAPRFRTCRYCGAVYGARRKGEIEHRGWCQVRSGARTEAWDHPVLIHEMRTEAVRLLLPVSTFEVDERLASFKGALLLGLRLDFGGEPEHLQIITADHPGSGGPGRRRFLVLHDTVPGGTGYLARLADPDRLAHILRTAREAISRCPCRDEGKLACHRCLLAGVAPREIGRVSRTLALELLDELLEPWEFDRVASVAEIKIGGLEESELERRFKVAFKAWAAKTSTGDPIEATITSKPRPGGREALELRLTTADDTCRWLIEEQCDLDTDPPTRPDYLIVRQDDVSPAVAVYLDGFQYHASPENCVLAGDAIKRRGVRAAGHLVWSLTWRDVLAFHEATEAAVTSPPPDKRLLTRDGRRTAQDVHHQLGDGTLDVAAADHNPMRLLIEFLAKPDMESWEQLAASVSAGLARQGSQQAAAQAECAAVLRAALHLQPSPSTAGEGLVTAAAQIAEGLPVTAILDARAEVGGQAAQRWTVVATIDDRPEALREPEHPARWGAWLQLANVLQFLRRDRQAWFTAVSEADSIDIDDFDVVLSPFTPVLTESEASPDGPGDAAREELDLIVDHAARALVEQVLAVGGPIPEAGYEPGGTDGWLLEVAWPAQRVAVLAAGAHDDAALTAWLTAHDWEARPANAWTADELRSCIEERS is encoded by the coding sequence ATGATCCCGTCGCTCGTCGCCGATGAGGTGCGCGCTGCGGTCGTCGAGTACCTGTCGACGACCTTCGCGCTCAGCGACGACGAGACCCGTCGGGCGCTCACCGAGTTCCTGAGTGACGAGACCGACGGCATCTTCCGCGGCCCCTACCTCCGGGTACGCACACCATTTCGATCAGTAGGCACCGACTGGGAGCCGCCGATCGATTGGCTCCCCGACGGGTTCGCTCCCTACATCCACCAGGCACGCGCCTTCGAACGGCTGTCGTCGCTCGACCACGCCCCGCAGCCCACGATCGTCACGACCGGAACCGGGTCGGGTAAGACCGAGTCGTTCCTGTATCCGATCCTCGACCACTGCGTGCGAGCCCACGCCCACGGCGAACAAGGCGTGAAAGCGCTGCTGCTGTACCCGATGAACGCGCTGGCCACCGACCAAGCGCGCCGTCTCGCCGAACTGCTGCGCAACGACCCGGGGTTGGTCGGGCTCACCGCTGGCATCTACATCGGCAGCGAAGGCGGCCGGCACACCACGCTCGGCCCCGATCACCTCGTCGACGATCGCAACACGCTGCGGGCAAACCCGCCCGACATCTTGTTGACCAACTACAAGATGCTCGACTTCTTGTTGCTCCGCCGCGAAGACCGCGACTTGTGGGTGTCGAACCCCGCCGGCGCCCTGCGCTACATCGTGCTCGACGAGTTCCACACCTACGACGGCGCACAGGGAACCGACGTGGCGATGCTGCTGCGGCGCCTCGGCGTCACCACCGGCCACGCCGAGCCTGGACGGCCCCTCGGTTCCATCACCCCTGTGGCCACCTCGGCCACGCTCGGCTCGGGGCACGCTGCCGGCGATGCGCTCCGCGAGTTCGCCGAGCGCGTCTTCGGCACACCGTTCACCGGCGACGCGCTTATCGGTGAGCAACGACAGACAGCCGAGGAAGCGTGCGGCATCACCGACTACGAGCTGCCGATCCCCGATGTGGCCGACATCCTCGAGGTCGCCGACGACGACCTCGACGCACTCGCGATGGGGTTCACCGGCGAGAGTGCACCACTCGACCCAGTGACGCTCGGCTCCAAGCTGTTGTCGCACACGTTGACACGAGCCGTGTTGAGCGCTGTCGGTGAGCAGAGCAAGTCATGGGCTGAAGCCGTGGAGTCGGTGGTGACCCGAGCACCGAACTGGGGCGCGGCATTGCAACGTGATCCAGCGGCCGTCGGCGAAGCCCTGTCGCGCTACCTCGCCTTGCTGGCCGTCGCTCGCCGCGCCGCCCCTTCAGGAGACCAGCGGCCGCTGTTCAGCATCGAGGTGCAGCTCTGGGTGCGAGAAGTATCCCGCCTGCTTCGCTCCGTCAGCCCGTCGCCCCGGTTCCGGTGGTCTGACAGCGCGGTCCCCGAAGACGACGCCGACCCGGCGCCTGAGCTGCCGTCGATCTACTGCCGCCACTGCGGCCGAGCCGGCTGGATGGCTGTGCACTCCGAGTTCGACGGGGGCATCCGCTTCGAGGCAGGCCAGGCCTACACCCAGTCGATGCAGAGCCCAGCCAGGAACCGGGCCCTGGTCCGCGCCACCGAGGACGAACCCGATGTGCGGCACCTCGACCCGCAGCGGCAGACCCTCGTTGGGACCGCCACCGAGACGACCATCCCTGTGCTCGTCACCCCAGGCGACGACCAGGCCCGCCGTTCGGAGTGCCCGTCGTGCGGGCAGGCCGAAGGGATCCGATTCCTCGGGTCGCGGGTGGCCAGCCTTGCGTCGGTGTGCATCACGCAACTGTTCGGCTCGAACCTCGTCTACCAGGAGGAGCGCAAGCTCCTGGCGTTCACCGACTCGGTGCAAGACGCGTCGCACCGCGCAGCCTTCTTCGCCGGGCGGACCTACCGCTTCAACTTCCGCACTCGGCTGGCCGAGATCGTGCAACAGCACGGCCAGCTCCCGCTGCACGACCTCGGCGGGGAAGTGCTCGCCGAAGCCGGCGATGATCCCGCGGCCATCCATGCGCTCACCCCACCCGACCTGCTGCGACACCCCACCGTGCGCACCCTGTGGACCGATGCCCCGATCGCCGCCGGTCGCGACGTGCTCGAACAGCGGCTCAGCCTCGAAGCGGACCTGGAGCTCGGGCTGCGCTCGACAATGGGCCGCACCCTCGAGCTCACCCGCGTCGTGGCCGCCCGAGTCGACCTGCAGCACCTCACCGAGCTTGCCGACCTGGTGGCCGAAGCCCACCAGCACCTCACGGGCAACCAAGTGCTCGCCGATACCGTGCCCGGCTACGAGGTGTACGTGCGCGGCCTGGTAGAGCGCCTTCGCCTACGTGGCGCGATCTTCCACCCGTGGCTCAAGCCCTATGTGAACGACGACGGCAACGTGTGGCGTATCTGGGGCGGCCGACCCGACGGCATGCTCGCCTTCCCCCAAGGCGTGAGCCGGCCCGCATTCGCAACCACTGGGCCCGCCACTGCCGGGAGCAAGGGCGCGTCGTTCGACTCGATCACCGCGCTGGGCTCGACGCCCTCGTGGGCAGTCGACTGGGCGATCCGCTGCCTCGGCGTGACGCCCCAAGAGGGACGTGACCTGAACCTCCGCGCGTACGAGCTCCTCGCCGCCGAGGGCGTGCTCGACGCACGAACCACCGCCGGTCACCACACCCTCTACGGCCTCGACCCACACCTCATCGTCGTCACGAGCATCGACGACGACCTCGCCGAGGAGGCCATGGTGCGATGCCCAGTGTGCGTGGGCCACCATGCCGTCGCGCCCGACCAGCTCGTGCACTGGGAAGGCACGCCCTGCCTGAGATACCGCTGCCCCGGTCGCTATACCGCCGCGCCACCCGAGCCCTCGAACTTCTACCGCACCCTCTACCGCTCCGGGGCGATGCGGCGCGTGGTCACCGACGAGCACACCGGCCTGCTCGACCGCCCCGACCGCGAGCGAATCGAGAGCGCCTTCAAGGCCGGCACTGACCCCGACGCGCCCAACGTGCTCACCTGCACGCCCACCATGGAGCTCGGCATCGACATCGGTGACCTATCCGCTGTGATGCTCACTTCGGTGCCGCGCTCGCCCGCCTCGTACATCCAGCGGGTCGGCCGCGCGGGACGGCTCACCGGCAACTCGTTCGTGGCCGCTGTCATGCCCACCGAACCGCGGGCGCTCTACTACCTCGCCGACCCCGAGCAGATGATCGCGGGCGAAGTGCGGCCCCCGAGCTGCTACCTCGACGCCGTCGAGATCCTCTGCCGTCAGTACCTCGCCTTCCTGATCGACCGGACCGCGACCGGATCGGTGCCCGCCCCTCCCCTGTCGAATCGGATCGGCGACCTCATGCGCACCGGCCTCGACCCCGGAGGCTGGCTCCGAGCAGTGCTCGACTCGAGCACCACCGACCCTGCCCACGTCGAATCGTTCCTGGCGCAGTTCGGCGACGAGGTGAGCCCCGAGAGCGCCGACGCAGTCCGACGCTTCGCCGACGGCGGCATCGAGCTCGCCGCGAAGACCGCCGCCGAGGACTGGAACGAGCGGCTCGCGGATCTCGGCCGGCGACGCGACCGACTGAAAGCCGGCATCGACAAGCTCGAAGAGCTCAAGCACCGAGACGACGACCAAGAAGGAGACCTCAAGCGCCTCAAGGGAGAACGCCGAGCGGTCATCGACATGATGCGGCGCGACCGCCAGGAGTACTCACTCAGCGCGCTCGAACGCCTCGGACTGCTGCCGAACTACGAGCTGATCGACGATGCCACGGAGCTCGAAGCGTCGCTGTGGTCCTACGACGAGACCGGCGGCTTCCAAGTCGACAACTACCAGTACCAACGACCGGCGAGCATCGCCCTCAGTGAGTTCGCGCCCGCGAACAGCTTCTACGTGCGCGGCCACAAGCTGCTGATCGACGCGCTCGACATCGGCACGTCGATCGAGCTGCTCTACGAGCGATGGCGCCTCTGCCCCGAGTGCGGCTTTGGTGCCGACGAGAACAGCCGGAGCACCTGGAGCGAGTGCCCGCGCTGCGGCACGACGGCTATCGCCGACGCCGGCGCGGCCCACCAACTGCTGCGGTTCCGTCGTTCGTATTGCTCCGACTCGGAGGAACGGGCGCGGGTCTACGACGAAACCGACGATCGCGAACGGGTCTCCTACAACATCGTGCAGTCAGTCGACGTGGACCCAGTCGACGTCGTGGAAGCACACGAGCACAAGCATGTGACCTTCGGGATGGAGATGGCCCGAGCCGCCACGATCCGCACCCTCAACCTGGGGCCGTCCACCTGGAACGGCGAGCGGACGATGATCGCCGGTCAGGAAGCAACCGCGCCGCGCTTTCGCACCTGTCGCTATTGCGGAGCCGTCTACGGCGCTCGCCGCAAAGGCGAGATCGAGCATCGCGGGTGGTGCCAAGTGCGTTCAGGGGCGCGCACCGAAGCCTGGGATCATCCCGTGCTCATCCACGAGATGCGCACCGAGGCGGTGCGCTTGCTCCTGCCTGTCTCGACGTTCGAGGTCGACGAGCGCCTCGCCAGCTTCAAAGGCGCGCTGCTTCTGGGCTTGCGGCTCGACTTCGGGGGCGAACCGGAGCACCTCCAGATCATCACGGCCGACCACCCAGGCTCTGGCGGACCCGGTCGGCGCCGCTTCCTCGTGCTGCATGACACCGTGCCGGGCGGCACCGGCTACTTGGCCCGGCTGGCCGACCCAGACCGCCTCGCGCACATCCTGCGCACAGCCCGCGAGGCGATCTCGCGGTGCCCGTGCCGCGACGAGGGCAAGCTCGCCTGCCACCGTTGTCTGCTCGCGGGCGTGGCGCCCCGCGAGATCGGGCGGGTTTCACGAACGCTGGCGCTCGAGCTGCTCGATGAGCTCCTCGAGCCTTGGGAGTTCGACCGCGTGGCCAGCGTCGCCGAGATCAAGATCGGCGGGCTCGAAGAGTCCGAACTGGAGCGACGGTTCAAAGTCGCCTTCAAAGCGTGGGCAGCCAAGACCAGCACCGGTGATCCGATCGAGGCCACCATCACGTCCAAACCACGACCCGGCGGCCGCGAAGCACTCGAGCTGCGGCTCACCACGGCCGACGACACCTGCCGGTGGCTCATCGAAGAGCAATGCGATCTCGACACCGACCCTCCGACACGACCGGACTACCTCATCGTTCGCCAAGACGACGTGTCGCCGGCAGTCGCCGTCTACCTCGACGGCTTCCAGTACCACGCCTCACCCGAGAACTGCGTGCTCGCCGGCGACGCCATCAAGCGCCGAGGCGTACGAGCCGCCGGGCACCTCGTGTGGAGCCTGACCTGGCGCGACGTGCTCGCATTCCACGAGGCGACAGAAGCCGCGGTCACATCCCCACCGCCCGATAAACGGCTCCTCACACGAGACGGTCGCCGCACCGCACAGGACGTCCACCACCAGCTCGGCGACGGAACACTTGACGTGGCCGCAGCGGACCACAACCCGATGCGGCTTCTGATCGAGTTCCTCGCCAAGCCCGACATGGAGTCCTGGGAACAACTTGCCGCATCGGTGAGTGCCGGCCTCGCCCGGCAAGGGTCCCAACAAGCCGCTGCCCAGGCCGAGTGTGCTGCGGTGTTGCGCGCTGCACTTCACCTCCAGCCCTCCCCGTCGACCGCTGGCGAAGGCTTGGTGACGGCGGCCGCGCAGATTGCAGAAGGCCTCCCGGTGACGGCAATCCTTGATGCTCGGGCCGAGGTGGGTGGCCAGGCTGCGCAACGCTGGACCGTCGTCGCGACGATTGACGACCGCCCCGAAGCGCTGCGTGAACCGGAACATCCAGCGCGATGGGGCGCGTGGCTGCAATTGGCAAATGTGCTGCAGTTCCTCCGCCGGGATCGCCAGGCCTGGTTCACCGCGGTGAGCGAGGCCGACTCGATCGACATCGACGACTTCGATGTGGTGTTGTCGCCGTTCACGCCGGTGCTAACAGAGTCCGAGGCGTCGCCCGACGGACCTGGCGACGCCGCCCGCGAGGAGCTCGACCTGATCGTCGACCATGCAGCGCGCGCGCTGGTCGAGCAAGTTCTCGCGGTCGGGGGGCCAATCCCGGAGGCGGGCTACGAACCGGGCGGCACCGACGGGTGGCTGCTGGAGGTTGCGTGGCCAGCGCAGCGCGTCGCGGTGCTTGCGGCGGGGGCGCACGACGATGCCGCCCTCACCGCGTGGCTGACTGCTCACGATTGGGAAGCGCGGCCCGCCAACGCGTGGACGGCCGATGAGCTCAGGTCGTGCATCGAGGAGCGCAGCTGA